A part of Halictus rubicundus isolate RS-2024b chromosome 4, iyHalRubi1_principal, whole genome shotgun sequence genomic DNA contains:
- the LOC143353424 gene encoding sodium leak channel NALCN-like isoform X2 produces the protein MMLGRKQSLKGETVLADYGPEESLNESTDIEWVNKRWVRRLMRFCALVSLISVCLNTPKTFEYYPPLQYVTFICDLIVTFLFTAEMIAKMHIRGILKREKSYLKDHWCQFDGSMVVFLWLSVILQMFEMLGFVSKFSCVSILRAPRPLIMIRFLRVFLKFSMPKARINQIFKRSSQQIYNVTLFFLFFMSLYGLLGVQLFGELKNHCVLNTTHPKHITINSIAIPDTFCSTDPESGYQCPEGMTCMKLGLSKYIMGFNGFDEFATSIFTVYQAASQEGWVFIMYRAIDSLPAWRAVLYFSTMIFFLAWLVKNVFIAVITETFNEIRVQFQQMWGVRGHISNSTASQILTGDDNGWSLVTLDENKHGGLASPVCHAILRSPHFRMVVMCAILANGITTATMSFKHDEKPRHTYYDNYYYAEIAFTIFLDLETFFKIWCLGFRSYYKHSIHKFELLLAIGTTIHIIPFFYLTGFTYFQVLRVVRLIKASPMLEDFVYKIFGPGKKLGGLIIFTMWLLVISSSISMQLFCFLCDFTKFETFAEAFMSMFQILTQEAWVEVMDETMLRTHETMGPFVAVYFILYHLFVTLIVLSLFVAVILDNLELDEDIKKLKQLKFREQSAEIKETLPFRLRIFEKFPDSPQMTCLHKVPSDFNLPKVRESFMRQFVFEMENEENEGVKKVNETFDSKMIYRKQRPVKILNNPPKVRNVVISLKKAAVTYIINDSNNQRLLLGDSAMIPVPGKGLLKPQGTVNSAKQLRIDQKKSIRRSVRSGSIKLKQTYEHLMENGDIGGINRVSSSRSRPHDLDIKLLQAKRQQAEMRRNQREEDLRENHPFFDTPLFVVPRESKFRKICQSLVYARYDTNVKDPLTGKERKVQYKSLHNFLGLVTYLDWVMIFATTMSCISMMFETPRYRVMEVPALQIAEYGFVIFMSIELALKILADGLFFTPKAYIKDVASVLDVFIYVVSLVFLCWMPKSVPPNSGAQLLMILRCVRPLRIFTLVPHMRKVVYELCRGFKEILLVSTLLILLMFIFASYGVQLYGGRLARCNDPTILKREDCVGVFMRRVFVTKMKLRPGRNESYPSILVPRVWANPRRFNFDHIGDALMALFEVLSFKGWLDVRDVLIKALGPVHAIYIHIYIFLGCMIGLTLFVGVVIANYSENKGTALLTVDQRRWCDLKKRLKIAQPLHLPPRPDGKIFRAFIYDITQNIYFKRFIAVMVLINSALLCVSWRIEEEHTEALATVSTILTLIFLVEVIMKNIAFTPRGYWQSRRNRYDLLVTVMGVIWIVIHCTMKNDLSYVIGFMVVILRFFTITGKHTTLKMLMLTVGVSVCKSFFIIFGMFLLVFFYALAGTIIFGTVKYGEGIGRRANFESPVTGVAMLFRIVTGEDWNKIMHDCMIQPPYCTPAANYWETDCGNFHASLIYFCTFYVIITYIVLNLLVAIIMENFSLFYSNEEDALLSYADIRNFQNTWNVVDNHQKGVIPVKRVKFILRLLKGRLETDPQKDLLLFKHMCYELEKLNNGEDVTFHDVINMLSYRSVDIRKSLQLEELLAREEFEYIIEEEVAKQTIRNWLEGCLKKKRASGKQENDLVASLRANADQPIQQQEHPEEKGKEADKEEEIETKDACRKKPVVLPRSDSIGSGSRKKYLTPTSSDSASIRSEKDKNAPPKKRNNRPPPMAKNNLPHLTESTEPPRQQREVLNAKTTAPKPSSVMIEVREWWKEQLAYSSESSEDEV, from the exons ATGATGCTGGGGCGCAAGCAGAGCCTCAAGGGGGAAACCGTTCTGGCCGATTATGGGCCAGAGGAGTCCCTCAATGAGAGCACTGACATAGAATGGGTGAACAAG CGGTGGGTTAGAAGATTGATGAGGTTCTGCGCCCTGGTATCATTAATTTCTGTTTGCTTGAATACTCCTAAGACTTTTGAATATTATCCGCCCCTTCAGTATGTTACCTTCATTTGCGACTTAATCGTTACGTTTTTATTTACCGCTGAAATGATCGCCAAGATGCACATTAGGGGTATTCTGAAG AGGGAAAAATCTTATTTGAAAGACCATTGGTGCCAATTTGATGGGAGTATGGTTGTCTTCCTCTGGTTGTCCGTAATTTTACAGATGTTCGAAATGCTAGGGTTTGTTTCAAAATTCAGTTGTGTTTCAATATTACGGGCACCAAGACCTTTAATTATGATACGCTTCCTGAGAGTCTTCCTTAAGTTCTCCATGCCGAAAGCTAGAATTAATCAGATATTCAA ACGTTCAAGCCAACAAATCTACAATGTGACTCTTTTCTTCCTGTTCTTCATGTCCCTATACGGCCTGCTGGGTGTTCAGTTGTTTGGAGAATTAAAAAACCACTGCGTTCTCAACACAACCCATCCAAAGCACATAACTATAAATAGTATAGCTATTCCAGATACATTCTGCTCAACTGATCCTGAATCAGGATATCAGTGTCCAGAAGGCATGACCTGTATGAAACTCGGATTGTCAAAGTATATTATGGGTTTCAATGGTTTTGACGAATTTG cTACAAGTATTTTTACTGTTTATCAAGCTGCGTCACAAGAGGGTTGGGTTTTCATTATGTACCGTGCTATAGACAGCCTGCCAGCCTGGCGCGCAGTCCTTTACTTCAGTACAATGATATTTTTCTTAGCGTGGCTCGTGAAGAACGTTTTCATTGCTGTTATCACGGAGACTTTTAACGAAATACGCGTACAGTTCCAGCAAATGTGGGGAGTCAGAGGACATATCAGCAATAGCACTGCGTCACAA ATATTAACCGGTGACGATAACGGCTGGAGTTTGGTAACTTTAGACGAAAACAAACACGGTGGTCTAGCATCTCCAGTATGTCACGCGATCCTGAGATCTCCTCACTTCCGGATGGTAGTAATGTGCGCCATTTTGGCGAACGGCATTACCACCGCGACAATGAGTTTCAAGCACGATGAGAAACCAAGGCACACGTACTACGACAATTATTATTACGCTGAGATTGCGTTTACAATATTCTTGGACCTCGAAACCTTTTTCAAAATTTGGTGCCTCGGATTCCGCAGTTATTACAAGCATTCGATTCACAAATTCGAGCTGCTGCTGGCAATTGGTACAACCATACACATCATTCCGTTCTTCTATCTTACTGGATTCACATATTTTCAG GTTCTGAGGGTAGTTAGGCTTATCAAAGCATCTCCAATGTTAGAGGACTTCGTGTACAAAATATTTGGACCTGGAAAAAAGCTTGGTGGTCTCATTATTTTTACTATGTGGTTACTGGTTATATCGTCCAGCATCTCCATGCAATTGTTCTGTTTCCTCTGCGACTTTACCAAATTTGAAACCTTCGCGGAG GCATTTATGTCTATGTTCCAAATCCTCACACAAGAAGCTTGGGTCGAAGTTATGGATGAAACTATGCTGCGAACACACGAGACAATGGGACCCTTTGTAGCTGTGTACTTTATTTTATACCATCTTTTCGTCACATTG ATTGTGTTGAGTCTGTTCGTCGCAGTCATATTGGATAATCTCGAATTGGATGAGGATATTAAAAAACTGAAGCAACTGAAATTTCGCGAACAGAGCGCAGAGATAAAAGAAACTTTACCATTTAGGttgagaatttttgaaaaatttccagaTAGCCCTCAAATGACATGCTTACATAAAGTACCATCAGATTTTAATCTCCCGAag GTACGTGAAAGCTTCATGCGACAGTTTGTTTTCGAGATGGAAAACGAAGAGAACGAAGGTGTGAAGAAAGTGAACGAGACCTTCGACTCGAAAATGATATACAGGAAACAACGTCCAGTTAAGATTTTAAACAATCCACCGAAAGTCCGAAACGTTGTTATTAGCCTGAAAAAAGCAGCTGTTACCTACATTATAAA TGATTCCAACAATCAAAGGCTTCTGTTAGGTGATTCTGCAATGATACCAGTACCAGGGAAAGGTCTTTTGAAGCCTCAAGGTACTGTCAACAGCGCCAAGCAACTACGCATCGACCAAAAAAA GTCGATCAGGAGAAGTGTTCGCAGCGGTTCCATCAAGCTAAAGCAAACGTACGAGCACCTGATGGAGAACGGTGATATTGGAGGTATAAACAGAGTGAGTTCTTCTCGCAGTAGACCGCATGATTTGGACATTAAATTACTGCAAGCCAAGCGGCAGCAGGCCGAGATGCGCAG AAACCAACGCGAGGAGGATTTGCGCGAGAATCATCCGTTTTTCGATACGCCGTTGTTCGTGGTGCCGCGAGAAAGTAAATTCCGTAAGATTTGCCAGTCGCTCGTTTACGCGAGAtacgacacgaacgtgaaagaCCCGTTGACCGGCAAAGAGAGGAAAGTTCAGTACAAGAGTCTGCA CAACTTCCTCGGCTTGGTCACGTACCTAGATTGGGTGATGATCTTTGCTACGACCATGTCCTGCATCTCCATGATGTTTGAAACGCCACGTTACCGCGTTATGGAAGTACCTGCGTTGCAAATCGCCGAGTATGGTTTCGTTATCTTCATGAGCATCGAGTTGGCGCTCAAGATCCTCGCGGACGGATTATTTTTTACGCCTAAGGCCTACATCAAAGACGTTGCCTCTGTTTTGGACGTTTTTATTTACGTC GTTAGCCTCGTGTTCCTTTGCTGGATGCCGAAAAGCGTTCCGCCCAATTCCGGCGCTCAACTTTTGATGATCTTACGTTGCGTCAGACCGCTGAGAATATTCACGCTTGTGCCGCACATGAGGAAGGTCGTCTACGAATTGTGTAGAGGGTTCAAAGAGATCTTATTG GTGTCCACTCTGTTGATCCTATTGATGTTCATATTTGCGAGTTACGGTGTACAGCTTTACGGTGGTAGATTAGCTCGTTGCAACGATCCGACCATTCTGAAACGGGAAGACTGTGTCGGCGTGTTTATGAGGAGGGTGTTCGTGACGAAAATGAAATTGCGACCGGGCCGAAACGAGAGCTATCCATCTATACTAGTGCCACGCGTTTG gGCAAATCCTAGGCGATTTAATTTCGACCATATCGGTGATGCACTGATGGCGCTTTTCGAGGTGCTCTCGTTTAAAGGATGGCTCGACGTTAGAGATGTTCTTATCAAGGCTCTTGGTCCC gtCCACGCCATTTATATCCACATCTACATCTTTCTGGGATGTATGATCGGTTTGACTTTGTTCGTTGGTGTTGTTATCGCCAATTATTCTGAAAACAAAGGGACCGCGTTACTCACTGTCGATCAAAGACGATG GTGCGATTTAAAAAAGCGACTGAAGATCGCCCAACCATTGCATTTGCCACCCAGACCGGATGGGAAGATATTCAGAGCGTTTATCTATGACATCACTCAAAACATCTATTTCAAAAGATTCATTGCGGTCATGGTGCTCATAAACAGTGCTCTTCTATGCGTTTCT TGGAGAATCGAGGAGGAACACACGGAAGCACTCGCTACGGTCTCCACGATTCTGACACTGATCTTCCTCGTGGAAGTGATCATGAAAAATATTGCTTTTACACCACGTGGCTATTGGCAGTCCAGAAGAAACAGATATGATTTGCTCGTGACAGTCATGGGTGTTATTTGGATCGTCATTCATTGCACAATGAAG AACGATCTGTCGTATGTAATCGGCTTTATGGTCGTGATCCTTAGGTTTTTCACCATCACTGGCAAACACACGACTCTCAAAATGTTGATGTTGACGGTCGGAGTGTCCGTTTGTAAAAGTTTCTTCATTATATTCGGCATGTTTCTTCTTGTTTTCTTTTACGCCTTAGCGGGCACCATCATCTTTGGAACTGTGAAATACGGGGAAGGTATAGGAAG ACGTGCCAATTTCGAATCACCCGTGACTGGCGTTGCTATGCTCTTTCGCATTGTCACAGGAGAAGACTGGAACAAAATAATGCACGATTGCATGATACAACCACCGTATTGCACTCCAGCTGCTAATTATTGGGAGACTGATTGCGGCAATTTCCATGCTTccttaatttatttttgtacattCTACGTAATCATTACTTACATTGTCTTGAATCTTCTAGTGG CTATTATCATGGAGAACTTCTCTCTATTTTACTCGAATGAAGAGGACGCCTTACTTTCGTACGCCGACATTAGGAATTTCCAAAACACCTGGAACGTGGTCGATAATCATCAGAAGGGTGTCATACCAGTGAAACGG GTGAAGTTCATTTTACGGTTGTTGAAAGGCAGACTGGAGACCGATCCGCAAAAGGATCTGTTGCTCTTCAAGCATATGTGTTATGAATTGGAGAAATTGAACAACGGTGAAGACGTTACTTTCCACGATGTCATTAA TATGTTGTCATATCGGTCAGTTGACATCCGAAAATCTCTTCAACTAGAAGAACTTCTAGCTAGAGAGGAGTTCGAATACATTATTGAAGAGGAAGTCGCAAAACAAACAATTAGGAATTGGCTGGAGGGTTGTTTGAAGAAGAAGCGAGCCAGTGGG AAACAAGAAAATGACCTTGTAGCTAGTCTTCGTGCAAACGCCGATCAACCCATACAGCAACAAGAACACCCAGAAGAGAAGGGGAAAGAAGCAGACaaagaagaggaaatagaaacAAAG GATGCCTGTAGGAAGAAGCCTGTAGTTCTTCCAAGGTCGGATAGTATAGGCAGTGGATCAAGAAAGAAGTATTTAACTCCAACATCATCAGACTCGGCTTCGATCAGATCTGAAAAAGATAAAAATGCGCCACCGAAAAAGAGGAACAATAGACCACCGC CAATGGCGAAAAATAATCTACCACATCTCACAGAGAGCACGGAACCGCCCCGACAACAGCGAGAGGTCTTGAACGCAAAGACAACCGCACCAAAACCTTCCAGTGTTATGATAGAGGTTCGTGAATGGTGGAAGGAGCAACTTGCGTATAGCAGTGAGTCCAGCGAAGACGAAGTTTAA